The genomic window CATGCAAGTTAAAGCGACCAGCAAAATTTACTTGACTATTAACCTAAAGGAAAAttaagtaatttattttttaaacaacaagGCTATATGGATATCAACtgcctaattattttttctcttaatattttttttctttgggatAGAGGaaggttcagacttcagagagaTGGTTGTCTACCGCTTTACAAATTACAAGGTGAGATCCGCCCTCGTGTTTAGAACGCTGAATCGCGGTTTTCTGGGCCCAAGCTAACCAGCCATAAGTGGGCCTACATGATCTCGGCCCGCAATAGTAGGCCTATTCAGTTACCTTGCAGACTGGGCTAGGAACGAGATTGCCAATCAAATGGGCTGGCCACTTTGGCCCATTATCCGCAAAAGAAAAGCAGTGTGTTACAGGGGTACGGGCCGAACGCTCGGCGGCCCGCATGGAGTGCGGCCTATCCgctaaggaataagttcatccaaggtcccttaacttgtcaacaaatccaattttcatcccttaaccacaaaaccagatacaacgggtccctcaactatcaaaaccggtgcaatataggtcccatggcagtttggaaggcggttttggcttacgtggcgcctacgtgtcTAAATTGACCTGGTCTTCATCTAACGTGGCATagatgtggcattgacgtgacaatttgatttggaaattaataaaaagagtgaccccacatgtcagctacaccaaaagaattaattaaaaatggtatggtctacatgggccccacttgtcattcactctcctcatcttcttcctcctctctccccatctcccctctcctctctccaggaGCTGGCAGttcggcgacgcggccggctggtcggcggcggtggagccaaGGATGACCTCGGAGACGAGGATGCCGGGGAGCTGCGCCTGGACGGGGACGCCGACGGTGAGCGCCTGGGTGTAGACGATGAGGAAGGCGAAGAGGAGgttggcggcgacgccggcggagacgacgaggaGCCAGTCGGGGACGAGGTGGTTGCGCAGGAGGTCCGGGTCGTCGGGCGAGAAGCCGGAGTCCGGTTCGTCGTCAGGGAAAGCCGACGGAGAACTTGGAGACGTGGATGCcgcgggaggtggcggaggtGACCGACTCGACGCTGGCGAGGAGGTCGGACGGGGGgtcgccgcggcgtcgccggccgccgaacCTCCCTTGACGCCGCATCGCCGAAAGGGCAAAAGAAGAGATAAACAAAAACACCATATTTTGATCTGATCTGATATGATCAAATGCACCTCAAGCTCGATCCCATCAGCAGCAATGGCGATATCGTTGATTTTCACGACCTGCTCACTGAGGAATGGAGGTCCAGTTGCCGGTGCCATGGGTGGAGGTGTACGCTAGCAGCTTGGcgcgcgtcctcctccgccgtccatGGCCCCTTCTTCACGTTTGCCTTGTCGCAGCACGGCGGCCgccccatctctccctctccccctctcagCTCCTACCACGGTGagctcaacaacaacaacaccaacTCTGAGTCCAGTAACAACAATCACCATCGGCGTCCCCGTCCAGGCGCAGCTCCCCGGCGTCCTCGTCTCCGAGGTCATCcctggctccgccgccgctggccggccgcgtcgccgaaCCGCCAGCtcctggagagaggagaggggagatggggagagagagaggaggaagaagattagGGGAGTGAATGACAAGCggagcccacgtgggtcccaccatttttaattaattcttttggtgtagctgacatgtggggtcactctttttattaatttccaaatcaaattgccacgtcaatgccacatcgatgccacgtcagatgaagaccgggtcaatttagccacataggcgccacgtaaGTCAAAACCGCCTTCCAAACCACCATGGGACttatattgcaccggttttgatagttgagggacccgttgtatctggttttgtggttgaaggatgaaaatcgaattcgttgacaagttaagggaccttggatgaacttattccatccgCTAATTTGTACGCGGGGTGGGACCGGAGGAGTGTATTTATGGGCTGAGAACTTCTTGGCCCATTAGAGCGGCGCCCTTTCAGCGGCTCTGAACAGTGAGCTTGTACAGTGATAAGGCCTATGGGCCACATGTTTTCCTCTTGAGGATACGGACCATGTGATTGTAGTACAGTACCTTAATTTGTTGCGGAGTTTTAAAATTCATCCATAAACCAAAATATCAGATATAATAAGGTACATCAATTTATAAAACTAGATCACCTGAGAACCTAAGCAGCAGTATACCTaattttagctgacgtggcaaaccAGTCAGCATGAACCCTACATGCATTTCAGTGACCtttatctctctcctcctcccatttGTTCCCATCTCACCAGGATGGCGGCCGATGGCGGCCGGTGAGGAGGACGGTGGTCAGCAGGAAGAAGCTAGCTCGACCATTCTCCCCAAACCTACGCTGACGGCCGCGGGGCCATAGGGTGTGGGGCACGGCGACAAGCGACGGACGGTGAGAAGGACCGCATTCGTCTCCCTCCTCACCACACCCCTCCCTTGACATCCTTCCGCATCATTGACCTCCTCGGCGATCGTGGACTTTGCAATGGTGAGGTCGGCATCCGCAAGGAGTTTGCCTCCGGCTTCCTCGCCGTGCCACTATCCGCTACAACTACCACTTCTTAGGATGAGCCCGCAGAGGCGCCATCACTGAATGGTGTGGATCCGGACACGTTTGAGAAGGAGATGATGGGGCTCACTCGCATATTCCCTAGCGGAATCATGACAGTGGAGTAGGCGAGGGCACCGGAGATGGTGGTGCTCGTCAAGAACCCCAAAACCGCCTACCACATGTACTGCGGGATCGTGCAGCGCATCACCGAGATGTTGTCGCCGCCTGTCGTTGGTGTCATCCTCCTCACCGGTCATCGCTGGCTGCCGCTCCTCACCGTCCACCGCCAAGCGCCGCCCTGGTGAGATGGGAACaaagggggagggagagagagagaggtgaaggGAGATAAGAGTCATTGACATGTTGGGTTCATGTGTCCCACGCTAACTCAACTTACAACATCAGTGAAAACTGAATATAATACTGCTTAGGACCACTGGTGATCCGGTTTTATAAATTGAAAGACCCGTTACTTGTGATTTATGAACATTATTACTGCAGCAGCGTTACACATGCAGTTAGTACAAGATAGGAGTACATGCATGTATTCATATTCAGGTGTGGCTAAATAATGCCTAATGGGAAGAGGCCGGGCTGAGCACACTGCACACCACTACTCTACAGAAGCAGCTGTTGTAAACGGTTCGATCTCTGCAGGGGATTAGTACTTGTATTGTATTATTGCTGCTACTACATGATACAGATACTACTCTGATCATGCAGCTACCCAGGTACTAGTATATATAGCATATGTTGTGTTCTAGTAGTAAATTATTCAGGGCCTGAAGAAGGCCGGGTGAGGGCGGCCGGTGCCCTGGAAGGAGGTGTTCTTGAGGTGCTCAGGTGCGTTCTCGAAGGAGTGCCTCCTCGCCAGCGAGAGGATCTTcttgtcggcggcgacgaagtaTGCCATCCCGGCCGCCGTGCAGATGATCAGCGCCTGACCCGTCGGGTTGATGTTGGCCTTCGCCCATGGCAGCATCCTCACGCTCGCCAACTGAAATAAACAACACACACAAACATATGCAGCTAAGTTAGAAAACCTACTCTTCTGATAAAGAATACAAGAAAGAAGAAGCATttgagaaagaagagagagtaCTGACGGTTGGAACGGCAGAGGCGATGGTCGCAACAGCAGCTGCCTTAATACCTGCAAGGTTCGCCTCTGCAGATTGACGAAGCATATATACATCAGTTTGCATATATTCAGTTACCGCCATGGAATGCAAGAAGCTAGAGATCATGAATGTTATTACTGTAGTAGTACCAGTTTTCTTTTGTAAAACACGCAATTAACGTACGTACCCCTGGAGCAGCGCTTGGCGAGGGCAAGCCTCTGGTCCAGGTGTGCACGAGTCACCGTCGTTGCCATCCTAATTCAATCCCTAACTATGATCCAAATCAATATAATTTTCAGTTAACCGCTCTCCACGCGATGAGCAGCAGTGAATGCGTGAGCAGATGATGGAGTGATGGATGGGTTTTGGAGCTAGCTAGGCCTGCGAATTTATAGGCGAGACGAAGCCGATGAAATCGGTGGACGATCGAACTAGGTAGATAGCGCCGGAGGAGCGGCGGGACGTGGTTTTTGGGCGAAACCATGTGTGCACGTGTGGCCGTTGCTTGCCTCGATGATgtgcttagagcaggtacagctataaacatattttaaaaaaaataaacggtgAGAGACAATAGCAGtaggctatagatttatagccagctacagcacagaCTCTAAGACACagtatgtgtgtatgataggtaggaTCAGacattaatagtgtagtatgtaactattgtatgaattagttattagattgactatagatgatttagagttagtagttggctatactattaaacttgctcttaattgATTCCATTCCATATGCCTCGCTCGATGTATTCCTATCCGTCCACGCGTCCAGGGATGGTTTGCTGATCGATGCAACTACAGGTCGGTGCATGGGGCTCTGCCAAAGCTAGGCTAAGTTAATCTAATCTATTGCTGCTACTCAAACCTCAACAATTGATATAGATGGAATCCATAGCATCTCGATCGATAACTACTGGAGTAGTACTAGCTAGCAAAAGAGTAGATATGAAATTTCAAAATCGATGTGAATTTTTGAGCTATCTTGGGCTTAACCATCATATGCATCCATGCACGCATGTAGGTTCCTGGCAAATGCAGTAGTAGGGGTGGTGAGGAAAGTgctactacctctatttttaataaatgacgctgttatttgatcattcatattattaaagaatatataattaacatttatttttgtggtgagttgttttatcactaatagtattttaagcacaatttATATTTcatgcatttgcataaaatttctttaataaaatgaatgttAAACGTGTGTCTAAAAGTCAACAGCGGACAtctatctaaaaaaagaaagtagtTAATTAGGAGTAAGCACCACATTAGTAGTTAATCTACTGCTCCGTTTACTGGATGGTCAATTGCTAATCATGTGGGCGGTCAGGTTCAACGTTTCCTGTGGTAAGATGCTGCTACCAAATAGCCACAGAGACACATGTCAACAAAATCAAGCCTAGCTACTCTCAGTACTCACTGTGTTGCGGCTTCTttcaatttattatttttattttttttaaggagcCTCACTGTTGCAGCAGCAATGCATGTGCAGCAGACACACAAGTCATGCATCTTCTTCAACTCTAATTAAACATTTGCAAATGACTATTGTAAATAAATACTGGAGTACAATCATTTTTCTGCTTGCTAGTGTTAATcacttaattaataatttagCAATTAACCCATGTGGAGATGAAGGGCAATTAGCAATTGctagtaggttttttttttcttttctgaaactgACGGTGCATGGGCTAGATTGGTGCCTTTGCCGTCAGTTTTGGGCATTTTTCGGGCGGCGGAAAACTGTGTGGCGCTCCCAGTTTTCGGCTGGGGTGTTTAGCCGTTGGCCGACGTCACTCAGGCCAGTTTCGCTCTGTGGCCCGGGCTACCACCCTCTTTTCTGCATGCCTTGCCGCAGCCCATTGCTCTAGGGATCGCCTATCCCCATTTCTGATGCTATCTATTTCCGTCccaatatataatattttagaatCACATTAGATTCATTTTAGATTCGTAGTTTCAGGATGGGTCTAATCTTATTCTAAATTGCTACATATTGGGATGAAAATTAAGATTAAGTCATATAAAGCAAGAAAGTtattagtacataattaattgagttttaattattataaacttaaaaatggatttattcgATAGTTTAGAACAACTTTTGTAAAGAAAATTTTCGCATAATATGTACCatttttagtagtttgaaaaacatgctaatAAAAACTGAGATAAAATCAGTatcttaattagaaaagaaCGAGACCAGGATACAACCAACTTTGCTTTACTGAAaactcctctcttttttttttgtgttctcAATTAATAACAACCAGCGGGGTTCACAAAACCGATCAGTTTTCGTGAAACTGCTAGATCTCGATTTGTGAAAACCGATCTGCATTAGCTAGTTTCCATAAGTCGTTGATAGAAAGTCATCGGTTTTTTATATCTGTTTTTGATAAATAAGTGAGGAGCGGTTTTCACCTCGAAAACAAATAAGTAGGAGAAAACTGTACAGTAGTTGTCGATCCAGTTCGGTTAGTAGGGATTAGCAAAGGGTAGCAAGAAGCTAGCTACATGATTAGATCAATCAATCACTGGCTGCCCATGGTATAGATCACCATCCTCCTCCCTGTTTTTCACTGTAtccatggctgctgctgctgctatacAGTTGATGCATACTCTCTTCCTCTATCTGTCACTCAGCATCGATGTACATAGACGGATGAAATGCTGGCTAAAATTAAGCTATAGATATCTCATCAGCGACCAAACCAGCAGCAGTTAGCAGCTTGATTTGGGCAAACAGAACTTCCATTCGTACATCAATGATCAATCAATTTGTTCTCTTTTGGCCGTATTGAGCTGCGATGATAAGGCAATAAGCTGTACCGTCGAGGTGATGTGACGCGTATCAGATTGTTATACCGTTTTTCTGTACGTAGATACTACTACCAGCACTACATTTTCTGAAGGTTCACATCACCTTTGCTCTGCATTAGTGCACAATTGCACATAATGcatactaaggctgtgtttagttggatccaaagtttagattttggttgaaattagagatgacgtgactgaaaagttgtgtgtgtatgacaggttgatgtgatggaaaaggactgaagtttggatccaaactttgaatctaaacacagcctaagtatcTGCTATATTTACAAATCTTTATAAGTATAGCATTGGCCTTCAAAGTTCACACCAACTAGCTAGgggatgcatcatgcatgcatacagtCATTAGTAATTTGTAATGCGCTATCACGTGTTGTCAACGTTCATACATAGCATTATGCTGTTTTTATCTTTTTCACCTTTTTCCCTTTGTCCCGGCAAAAAAATGTTCATAGAATGTTCTGAAGAAGGGGAAGACAAGACAGCAAGGAAATTTCAGAGGAAGTTCAGAAccgagtgaaaaaaaataaatcagagTGCTAGTTCTCATTGattttcatcatcatcaaaactaattaattacattACAACTTATAGAACCATTACACAGCAAGCACAGCTATATTGTAGTAGCAGCAGTTTATTCAGGCTTCCATCAGTCACTGTGAAAGTTCAGTGTTCCTCGTGGCCTGAAGAAGGCAGGGTGAGGACGGCCGGTGCCCTGGAAGGAGGTGTTCTTGAGATGCTCCGGTGCGTTCTCGAACGAGTGCCTCCTCGCCAGCGAGAGGATCTTcttgtcggcggcgacgaagtagGCCATCCCGGCCGCCGTGCAGATGATCAGCGCCTGCCCCGTCGGGTTGATGTTCGCCTTCGCCCACGGCAGCATCCTCACGCTCGCCAACTGAATTTTTTACAGCAGCAGCACAGTTCATCGAAAGATCAGTACACAgtgtcaggaaaaaaaaagtctgaatGTCTGAATGTTTCGTCGTCGGTTTAGCTCACCGTTGGGACGGCGgatgccaccgtcgccaccgccgccgccttggctcCGGCGAGCGTCGCCTCTGCAACAATTTCAACCACCAATGTAAGAACCAAGATACACTATACATTTTTTATCAAACTGAATGTTAATTAGCATGCTTAGCTCGCAACAAGGAGCAGGAATTCTCACCTCTGGAGCAGCGTTTTGCGAGGGCGAGCTTCTGGTCGAGGTAGGCACGAGTCACCTGTCGACATCAGCTTCTTCTTCTACAACAACAACGACAAGCAGAGAGAGGATCTAGCTACCAACACTTGCAGTAGCAGTCTAGCAGAAACACCAGTCTGAATCTGTATCTGTTCTTGAGAGTGGGTTCAGTTGGCTTGCATCGCCGAGAGAGCAAGAAGCCGTGTATGATTTTATAGGCGTACGAGGAGAGGAGTGGATGAGATGAACTTGGTGGCGCACGGCCACGGTTTTGGGCAGAaacccacgagacgggtaggtTCAATGGACCTCTTCTTCCGGAGTtctgggtgtgtttaattcaacgtcaaaatttaaagtttggttgaaattagaacgatgtgatggaaaaattagaaatttgtgtgtagaaaagttttgatgtgatagaaaaagttaaaagtttaaagaaaaattttggatctaaacccTTTACTTCTTTTGGAAGTTGGTGGCCAACCTGCGCACGCTTAACACTCCACTCATTCAGATGGTAGCACTGGGACCAACGGGTTTGAGAGCCTGAAACTGTGGTGCCACCCACTGACCCACAGGGTTTGGGGATTCGATTTAACTGAATATTTTGGTTGGTTCCTTTTCTACCCAAATCCATTTTTCTTTATCAGGATGGGAGATCTAACCGAATAAGTCTATTTAACAGAGCATCCACTATAATGTACTGAaagaaaaatactactactagttaGTACTAAATTTTTCGTTGTTACGTAGCAACAGTATTATGAGAGAGATGAATAACTAATACTCGGTCATATGGTTGCCGGCAGTAGTAACTAATTCTTTTCTCGTAGGAAGGAGACACGGTAGTTGGAATTAAATTTGGAAATATAcggttgatttattttttctcataaatattCGGGATGTAAATTTATTAGCAGAAATATACCGTCGATCTCACACAATCGTTCCGCAAAAGTGACGTGGACGTGACGACGCGAACGGTCTCGCACAATAACAACGCGAGATTGTTCGGTGTCGCGCGATGATAACGCGAGACCGCACGGTCTCGCACAATGAAACTGCGACACCGAACGACGAAATCGAGGACGTGCGTCATGGCGGCGTCAGACCATGTGGTCTCGCGCGGCCAAACCGCGAGACCGAACAGTCTCGCTCACTCAACGAGCGATAGCGACGGTTGAAATTTGttaattagttattaattatccTAATTAATGTTTagttaatattaattaatcgctaAATAAGAtgattaatcactaattattattattaattaataattaattagagtaattaaTCTCTAATTAAGCAGCAATGATGGACAAGACGTTCGGTCTCGCTGAAATACCATGCGGTCTCGTGCTCTCTCCGCGCGATACCGCGTGCGTCGTCACACTCTCATGACTTTTGCACAACGATTACGCGAGATCGATGGtatatttctgctaaaaagtttaCACCAcgaatatttttaagaaaaaaacgaatcaacagtatattttcaaatttaatttcgGTAGTTGAGGATTGGTGAGTAATTTTTTAGTGGCCCCACGTTATACTCTACTCcttctatttcatattataagttgtttaatttttcttttacttaAACTTTATTatgtttgattaagtttgtagaaaaggaaaaagtatgattTACCCGATACCATCGATGCCCGCATGACTACTTGCACCTAGCAACTTCATCTTGCCAAGAACGGACGGTCGCAACAAGTATGTTAGCCTAGCTAAGCAACTTCCTCTTCTCCGTTACTCTCTACTCCTTTATGGTTGTTTGATTGCTTTCTTCCTTCCTAATAGTGGAGTAGTACTGGTCTATTTCCGTCTCAACATGCATGATTCCCGGATAGTTCTTTGCTTAGTTTCACCTCCCGATTAATTTCTTGGATACCTACTCGTATTATATAGTTTGTTGATTCTTCTCACATAAAAAACCTTAcctgctacttcctccgtttcaaaatgtaagtcattttagcatttctcacatttacttacattgtgaaacggagaaagtaataGCTAGCTTCTTCTGGTGTGGAGTTTAACTGTTTATAGAGTGTCCTTGACGTATCCTGATAGCTCCACCTGTCGGCTTGAAATTTCTTGAGGAAACTAGCTTAGGTGTCTGTTGCTGCTTCCTGCTAACATGAAGTCTCtagaccaaaagaaaaaaaaaaggaaaaagagtggAGTACTATACTAGTCAATTTGCTCTATCAATCCTACTAGTTACGTGATCACGTAGGCTCTCCACAGCAAATAGCACGGTGGACTgcacaattgcgcggctagtacTGAACTAAAGTTATATTACGATGTAGAATTATCTACATTTATTCAatttgaaatcttttttaaGAAACAGAATAATCGACCCGCTAGATTTTACGACTTTCGCAGGGTGGTCCGCGCAATTGCACGGCTAGCattgaaataaaattatattacgATGTAGAATTATCTACATTTGTTCAACTTGAAATCTTTTTTAAGAAACAGAATAATTGATTTGCTAGATTTTATAGCTTTCTTCACTTTGTTACAAACTCTTTTGTGCGCGCGAGTGtgttttggctgtgtgcatccTAGTTATGCAGAGGACGGGAGCGTTCTTTTATAGCTTTCTTCACTTTGTTACAAACTATTTTGTGTACATGTGTGTGTTTTAGCTGTGTGCATCGTAGTTATGTAGCAGCCAGGAGTGTTCTTAGTATGGTTGTATCAATTTGATGTAATTGTCTGAGATTAATAAAAACTTTCTTATTTAAAAGAATTGCACATATATAGGCATATCTATATGAGAGAGATATTATATTGCTTTAACCATATACTCTCTAAGGGAAATAATTAATAAAGTGACAATAACAATTTTCCTGCTTCGGGTTCAAAATATGATTGAGCATCTCCGATGTACTCCCTATCATGCGccattaaattatatttttataaaaaaatgttccttcatttttatagtttttagaccATACCAATTTTCCCTCTTTGACTTCAAAATACTAGTAatttgcccgtgctaacgctacggctatatttagttttatttgGTAAGTCGGATATAAAAAGACAAATGTATTTCAGCACTTACACATAAAATAAATCTAGTGAGTTATGTATTATTCTGGTCTGAAAAGACAAGTAACTCAACTCATGAGTAGATCTTTTGCAAGTAAATTCCAACATAATTTCTGTCATGTTCTCATGTTAAGactatttttcatcaaaagtttttatttaaaaatttcttATGGtcaggcattttttttttaaaatgtgtttCATTTTTTCAGTATAAATCTTAAAAATGTAATGGATGTCTACTAAGGTTGGTATATATAACATAAAATTTACAAGAGGATAGGTCTATAATTGTCATGGCTCGCAGCTACAGCTAAAGCATAAAGACGTGCACAAACAGTAATAAGGAATTTTTCACGCTCTGTTAGCCAGCTGACAGGGTGCACGATTCAAAACTTGCAAAAGATCTACTACTCATTTTCGGGCATGCGTTCAGGCAATTTTTCATTCTGGCAGCTATGACCGAAAAGGTTGTGCAAATCGATATGTGATGCATAGAAGAGAACCTGCAAAATTCTTTATAGAGCATATCCTATAGTGCCCTTCAGTTCTGAAAAATGCACAGACAACACTCTTCTCAAATGGTGGCGCGAGCAAACAGATGAGGCAGAAAAGTTGCAACAGAAAGGGCTACGTTCAGCAGTGGATGGAAAGGAACAATCGCATCTTCAGAGGGAAAGAATCTACACCATCGGCACTTGCTAGCAAGATCATAGATGAGCTTCGTTTGGGGGAAATGGCAGGTGCCAAGGGAGTGAAGTGTATTACGTTAAgagattaggcttttgtttttttagggagTGCAGGCAGGAAGAATTTCTCCGGGAACGTCTCCCATGTCTTCTGTTTTGTACAGTTTCTCTCACTTCTTCTATAATATAAAACCAGCTTGCTagattctttcaaaaaaaagttcTGAAAAATGCCTAAAACTCATTAGCATCAAGGATCAATTATTCTAGTGTCATTGCctcttaaaaataatttatagaacTCATTAGCATGCAAGGAAATTGACGAACTAAAGGACAGAAGCCAACACAATGGAAGTCATCACAATAATCTgatccaacttttttttttcataaaactatTGCAATTCtctttcttcatcaacatcctgcAAAT from Oryza glaberrima chromosome 6, OglaRS2, whole genome shotgun sequence includes these protein-coding regions:
- the LOC127777371 gene encoding early nodulin-93-like, giving the protein MATTVTRAHLDQRLALAKRCSREANLAGIKAAAVATIASAVPTLASVRMLPWAKANINPTGQALIICTAAGMAYFVAADKKILSLARRHSFENAPEHLKNTSFQGTGRPHPAFFRP
- the LOC127776266 gene encoding early nodulin-93-like, with amino-acid sequence MRASMVTRAYLDQKLALAKRCSREATLAGAKAAAVATVASAVPTLASVRMLPWAKANINPTGQALIICTAAGMAYFVAADKKILSLARRHSFENAPEHLKNTSFQGTGRPHPAFFRPRGTLNFHSD